In a single window of the Micromonospora sp. WMMD1155 genome:
- a CDS encoding M48 family metallopeptidase gives MTPRGWALLALAGLTVALVVIAALLIPWHRPPAPRADQLAALRDLPAEQVARGREFRSALRPGSYTALAVGLLVALALGLTPLGSRLIELAGRPFGGHWAAQAVLGGLAVVLVADLVTLPFAAWRQSVLTRYGLSTNGWSGWAVDLLKSYAVSAVIGAVALFGFYAVIRLAPRWWWAFGAGGAAVLVILLSFVLPVLVEPVFNRFTPMEQGPLRTELMSMAARDGVPVRDVLVADASRRTKAVNAYVSGLGPTRRVVVYDTLLTEATPAEVTAVVAHELGHAKDSDVAVGTLTGALGAAAAVVALYLLGSWGPLLRLAGVDSVAHPRAFPLLLALVTVAGLVAAPVQALMSRRVEARADAHALALTGDPDAFESMQRRLGSVNLGDPDPPRWEYLYSASHPSTVERMAAARAYAREAGR, from the coding sequence GTGACCCCGCGCGGGTGGGCGCTGCTGGCCCTGGCCGGGTTGACCGTCGCGTTGGTCGTGATCGCCGCGCTGCTCATCCCCTGGCACCGACCGCCGGCGCCCCGGGCCGACCAGCTCGCGGCGCTGCGTGACCTGCCGGCCGAGCAGGTGGCCAGGGGGCGGGAGTTCCGGTCCGCGTTGCGCCCCGGCAGCTACACCGCGCTCGCCGTCGGGCTGCTGGTCGCCCTCGCGCTCGGGCTCACCCCGCTGGGCAGCCGCCTGATCGAACTGGCGGGCCGGCCCTTCGGTGGGCACTGGGCCGCGCAGGCCGTGCTCGGCGGGCTGGCCGTGGTGCTCGTCGCCGACCTGGTGACACTTCCGTTCGCCGCCTGGCGGCAGAGCGTGCTCACCCGCTACGGGCTGAGCACCAACGGTTGGAGCGGCTGGGCGGTCGACCTGCTCAAGTCGTACGCGGTCAGCGCGGTGATCGGCGCGGTGGCGCTGTTCGGCTTCTACGCGGTCATCCGGCTCGCGCCGCGCTGGTGGTGGGCGTTCGGCGCGGGCGGCGCGGCAGTGCTGGTGATCCTGCTGTCGTTCGTGCTGCCGGTGCTGGTAGAGCCGGTGTTCAACCGGTTCACGCCGATGGAGCAGGGGCCGCTGCGCACCGAGCTGATGAGCATGGCCGCCCGGGACGGGGTGCCGGTGCGTGACGTGCTGGTCGCCGATGCCTCCCGCCGCACCAAGGCGGTCAACGCGTACGTCTCCGGTCTCGGCCCGACCCGGCGCGTGGTCGTCTACGACACGTTGCTGACCGAGGCGACACCGGCCGAGGTGACCGCAGTGGTGGCGCACGAGTTGGGGCACGCCAAGGATTCCGACGTGGCGGTCGGCACGCTGACCGGGGCGCTGGGAGCCGCCGCCGCGGTGGTGGCGCTCTACCTGCTCGGCTCGTGGGGGCCGCTGCTGCGGCTGGCCGGTGTCGACTCGGTCGCCCATCCGAGAGCGTTTCCCCTGCTGTTGGCCCTGGTCACGGTGGCCGGGTTGGTGGCCGCGCCGGTGCAGGCGTTGATGTCGAGGCGGGTGGAGGCACGGGCCGACGCGCACGCTCTCGCGCTCACCGGTGACCCGGATGCCTTCGAGTCGATGCAGCGGCGGCTCGGCTCGGTCAATCTCGGCGACCCCGACCCGCCGCGCTGGGAATACCTCTACTCGGCCTCGCACCCGTCCACAGTGGAGCGGATGGCCGCCGCCCGCGCGTACGCCCGGGAGGCCGGTCGATGA
- a CDS encoding glycosyltransferase family 4 protein, with amino-acid sequence MSRTLLITNDFPPRPGGIQSFVHNLAVRQPAGSVVVYASNWRGSAKFDADQPFEVIRERTRVLLPTPLIARRAARLARAYDCDTVWFGAAAPLGLLAAGLRRRAGVRRVVAQTHGHEVGWAALPAARPALRRIGRGVDVTTYLGEYTRSRLARVLDGVTELRRLAPGVDVDTYHPTVDGEPVRARLGLTDRPVVVCVSRLVPRKGQDMLIRALPEIRRRVPDAALLIVGGGPYRATLEKLARQTGVERDVVFTGSVPSAELPAHYAAGDVYAMPCRTRNRGLDVEGLGIVYLEASATGLPVVAGDSGGAPDAVREGETGYVVHGRDVAQLADRVSRLLADRDLARQLGAAGRAWVEREWRWEAQAERMAALLAG; translated from the coding sequence ATGAGTCGCACACTGCTGATCACCAACGACTTCCCGCCCCGCCCCGGCGGGATCCAGTCCTTCGTGCACAACCTCGCGGTGCGGCAACCGGCCGGCTCGGTGGTGGTGTACGCGTCCAACTGGCGAGGGTCGGCGAAGTTCGACGCCGACCAGCCGTTCGAGGTGATCCGGGAACGCACCCGGGTGCTGCTGCCGACCCCGTTGATCGCCCGACGGGCGGCGCGGCTGGCTCGCGCGTACGACTGCGACACGGTGTGGTTCGGCGCGGCGGCCCCGTTGGGGCTGCTCGCGGCCGGTCTGCGCCGACGCGCGGGCGTACGCCGGGTGGTGGCGCAGACCCACGGCCACGAGGTCGGTTGGGCGGCGTTGCCGGCTGCCCGGCCGGCGCTGCGGCGCATCGGTCGGGGTGTGGACGTCACCACCTACCTCGGTGAGTACACCCGCAGCCGGCTGGCCCGGGTGCTCGACGGGGTGACTGAGCTGCGCCGGTTGGCGCCCGGCGTCGACGTGGACACCTACCACCCGACGGTGGACGGTGAGCCGGTCCGGGCTCGGCTCGGGTTGACCGATCGGCCGGTGGTGGTCTGTGTGTCCCGGTTGGTGCCGCGCAAGGGCCAGGACATGCTGATCCGGGCACTGCCGGAGATCCGCCGTCGGGTGCCGGACGCGGCGCTGCTGATCGTCGGCGGTGGACCGTACCGGGCCACCCTGGAGAAGCTGGCCCGGCAGACCGGTGTGGAACGGGACGTGGTGTTCACCGGCTCGGTGCCGTCGGCCGAGTTGCCGGCGCACTACGCGGCCGGCGACGTCTACGCGATGCCGTGCCGCACCCGCAACCGTGGGCTCGACGTCGAAGGGCTGGGCATCGTCTACCTGGAGGCGTCCGCGACCGGCCTGCCGGTGGTGGCCGGTGACTCCGGGGGCGCGCCGGACGCGGTCCGTGAGGGCGAGACCGGCTACGTCGTCCATGGCCGGGACGTCGCCCAGCTCGCCGACCGGGTCTCCCGGCTGCTCGCCGACCGGGACCTGGCCCGCCAGTTGGGTGCCGCCGGCCGGGCGTGGGTGGAGCGCGAATGGCGCTGGGAGGCGCAGGCGGAACGGATGGCGGCACTGCTCGCCGGCTGA
- a CDS encoding lysophospholipid acyltransferase family protein, producing MPLLYDLTKLTVGTALRLGWRPHVEGLEHLPRRGGAILAGNHLSVADELFLVTATPRHVTFWAKAEYFTGRGPGGWLNRRIVAGMGAIRVDRADGRAALRALDAAVPVLRSGGLVAVYPEGTRSPDGRLYRGRVGMTRLARDAEVPIIPVGVVGTAEVLPVDARLPRRHPVTLRFGPPIPVADRITGPRDIRTITDEVMAAIQKLTGQEYVPRYAPPRES from the coding sequence GTGCCCCTGCTGTACGACCTCACCAAGCTGACCGTCGGCACCGCACTGCGTCTGGGCTGGCGGCCTCACGTGGAAGGGCTGGAGCATCTGCCCCGTCGCGGCGGCGCGATCCTCGCCGGCAACCACCTCTCCGTCGCCGACGAGTTGTTCCTCGTCACCGCGACGCCCCGACATGTGACGTTCTGGGCCAAGGCGGAGTACTTCACCGGCCGCGGTCCGGGCGGCTGGCTCAACCGCCGGATCGTCGCCGGCATGGGCGCCATCCGGGTCGACCGCGCCGACGGTCGGGCCGCCCTGCGCGCCCTCGACGCCGCCGTACCGGTGCTGCGCTCCGGCGGCCTCGTCGCCGTCTATCCGGAGGGCACCCGTTCCCCCGACGGACGGCTCTACCGGGGTCGGGTCGGGATGACCAGGCTGGCCCGCGACGCCGAGGTGCCCATCATCCCGGTCGGCGTCGTCGGCACCGCCGAGGTGCTGCCGGTCGACGCGCGACTGCCCCGCCGCCACCCGGTCACGCTGCGGTTCGGCCCACCCATCCCGGTCGCCGACCGGATCACCGGGCCCCGCGACATCAGGACGATCACCGACGAGGTGATGGCCGCGATCCAGAAGCTGACCGGCCAGGAGTACGTGCCGCGCTACGCCCCGCCCCGGGAGAGCTGA
- a CDS encoding TetR/AcrR family transcriptional regulator, translating to MDVDETGLRARLVAAGVDLVLSEGQSAVSLREIARRAGVSHGAPRRYFPTHVDLLSAIAREGFADLTARVEKTMRDVDPDPRTRLTALARTYLDFAAAHRGMFELMFRHDLLDSGRLRLRETSLPLFAVLADLVAQVRRPTDAPAPVLAGALWANLHGIAQLWAWGSLPLATGATDDDALLRATLDAHLGPTPT from the coding sequence ATGGATGTGGACGAGACCGGGTTGCGGGCGCGACTGGTGGCCGCCGGAGTCGACCTGGTGCTGAGCGAGGGCCAGTCGGCGGTGTCGCTGCGGGAGATCGCCCGTCGCGCCGGCGTCTCGCACGGCGCACCCCGCCGCTACTTCCCGACCCACGTCGACCTGCTCTCCGCCATCGCCCGCGAGGGCTTCGCGGACCTCACCGCCCGGGTCGAGAAGACGATGCGCGACGTCGACCCGGACCCGCGTACCCGATTGACCGCGCTGGCCCGGACGTACCTCGACTTCGCCGCGGCCCATCGCGGCATGTTCGAGTTGATGTTCCGCCACGACCTGCTGGACAGCGGCCGGCTTCGGCTGCGGGAGACGAGCCTCCCGCTGTTCGCCGTGCTGGCCGACCTGGTGGCCCAGGTACGCCGACCGACCGACGCGCCCGCGCCGGTGCTCGCCGGCGCGCTCTGGGCCAACCTGCACGGCATCGCCCAACTCTGGGCCTGGGGCAGCCTGCCGTTGGCCACCGGCGCCACCGACGACGATGCCCTGCTGCGCGCCACGCTCGACGCCCACCTCGGCCCGACCCCCACCTGA
- a CDS encoding bifunctional diguanylate cyclase/phosphodiesterase, whose translation MTQAQLETLLDRLTGELAGALLTEPFDVRAGHRVGTELVAAHIASAEGLGRTVEVIQLRLVRDLGLVAEDVEDRMARLLAAVATGYARALRDRTLDEQESIRRAAMRARTQAERALRASEARFRHQATHDPLTALPNRTLFTERLAAALNEPGRGAQRVGVCFLDLDRFKVVNDTLGHQVGDQLLVTVAERLSKAMGQHLVARLGGDEFVILVEHSGGTDSMVTVAETALAAVGTPALVDGHELQISASIGIVERQVAGANPSDLMRAADSTLHWAKAAGGARWALYDAERNQRELARYALSAAIPAALERGEFYLDYQPLTSLRDGSLVGVEALVRWRHPELGVLRPDSFIGLAEETGLIVQLGGWVLAEACREAEAWSAGGAAAPFVSVNLAVRQVHRPGLVQEVRALLRQTGLPPERLQLEITESTMMSTAEEPVRALRVLADLGVRIAIDDFGTGYSNLAYLRDLPVTELKVAGEFVAGLRSPSVGRTDERILASLVSLAHALDLTVTAEGVETAGQAERLRAIGCDAAQGWHFGRPAPADRILARIR comes from the coding sequence ATGACGCAGGCCCAGCTGGAAACGCTTCTGGACCGGCTCACCGGCGAACTGGCCGGCGCGTTGCTGACCGAGCCGTTCGACGTGCGTGCCGGGCACCGGGTCGGCACCGAGCTGGTCGCCGCGCACATCGCCTCCGCGGAGGGGCTCGGGCGTACCGTCGAGGTCATCCAGCTCCGCCTGGTGCGCGACCTCGGTCTGGTCGCCGAGGACGTCGAGGACCGGATGGCTCGGCTGCTCGCGGCCGTGGCGACCGGCTACGCCCGCGCGCTGCGCGACCGGACGCTCGACGAGCAGGAGTCGATCCGCCGGGCGGCGATGAGGGCTCGTACGCAGGCCGAACGGGCGTTGCGGGCCAGCGAGGCCCGGTTCCGCCACCAGGCCACCCACGACCCGCTCACCGCCCTGCCCAACCGCACGCTGTTCACCGAGCGGCTCGCCGCCGCCCTGAACGAGCCGGGCCGGGGAGCGCAGCGGGTCGGGGTGTGCTTCCTGGATCTGGATCGCTTCAAGGTCGTGAACGACACCCTGGGGCACCAGGTGGGCGACCAACTGCTGGTCACCGTCGCCGAACGACTGTCCAAGGCCATGGGTCAGCACCTGGTGGCCCGGCTCGGCGGCGACGAGTTCGTCATCCTGGTGGAGCACAGCGGCGGCACCGACTCCATGGTGACGGTGGCCGAGACCGCGCTGGCCGCGGTGGGCACACCGGCCCTGGTGGACGGGCACGAGCTGCAGATCTCGGCGAGCATCGGCATCGTCGAGCGTCAGGTGGCCGGGGCCAATCCCAGTGACCTGATGCGCGCCGCCGACAGCACCCTGCACTGGGCGAAGGCCGCCGGTGGGGCCCGCTGGGCCCTCTACGACGCCGAGCGCAACCAACGTGAACTGGCCCGCTACGCGTTGTCCGCCGCCATTCCGGCAGCCCTGGAGCGGGGTGAGTTCTACCTCGACTACCAGCCACTGACCTCACTGCGCGACGGCAGCCTGGTCGGGGTCGAGGCGCTGGTCCGCTGGCGGCACCCGGAGCTCGGGGTGCTGCGACCGGACAGCTTCATCGGGTTGGCCGAGGAGACCGGCCTGATCGTGCAGCTCGGCGGGTGGGTGCTGGCCGAGGCGTGCCGGGAGGCGGAGGCCTGGTCCGCCGGTGGCGCGGCAGCCCCGTTCGTCAGCGTCAACCTGGCGGTACGCCAGGTGCACCGGCCAGGGCTGGTGCAGGAGGTCCGCGCGTTGCTGCGCCAGACCGGCCTGCCTCCGGAGCGGCTGCAACTGGAGATCACCGAGAGCACGATGATGAGCACCGCCGAGGAGCCGGTACGCGCCCTGCGGGTCCTCGCCGACCTCGGGGTACGCATCGCCATCGACGACTTCGGCACCGGTTACAGCAACCTGGCGTACCTGCGGGACCTACCGGTGACCGAGCTGAAGGTGGCCGGGGAGTTCGTGGCCGGCCTGCGGTCGCCGTCGGTGGGCCGTACCGACGAACGGATCCTCGCCTCGCTCGTCTCGCTGGCGCACGCGCTGGACCTGACCGTCACCGCCGAAGGGGTGGAGACCGCCGGGCAGGCCGAACGGCTGCGCGCGATCGGCTGCGACGCCGCCCAGGGCTGGCACTTCGGCCGCCCGGCCCCCGCCGACCGCATCCTGGCCCGCATCCGCTGA